A window of Helicobacter pylori genomic DNA:
CATTCTATAGAAATCGGTGTGCAAATCCCTACGATTTACAACACTTACTATAAAGCTGGCGGTGCTGAAGTGAAATATTTCCGCCCTTATAGCGTGTATTGGGTTTATGGCTACGCCTTTTAAAAAAATTCAAGGCCTTTTATAGGCTTTGAACGAAACCCTTTAACCCCTCTCCAAAAATGATCTAAATCCTTTTATAAAATATTGAGATTAACCCCCTAAGAACGCTTGATTAAAAGCTGCCACTCACAAAAAGCTTAACGCTCAAAACTTATTGAGATTTTAAAACGCTTGATTAATAACTATTATTCAAAAAGCTTTTTAACGCTTTAAAATTTTTATACTTAGAAAAACAACCCAAAATATTTATCAAATGTTGTCAAATATTGGGATTATCTCCCAAGAACGCTTTAATGGTGAAGTGATCAAACGCTCAAGGCTTTAGGGTTTCTGTGGTTTAAAACTTTGTTTTATCATTCTAAATTTTATGGTAAAACTCATTTTTAAGGGGATAGGGGATATTTTGAAACCATTCTCCCCCTACAACCCCCTTTAAGTATCCTCTTAACCCAAGAAGACCGCTTCAAGGAGTTATCGCTTGCTTGTGCAAGCTCTTTAGTATTGATTGTAAAAAATGCTAAAAACATTTTTTATGATCATGCCCAATTGGAGCAAAGTAAAACATTGAGTGAAACCGCCCCTTCCTAAAGCAAGGAGCTTCCTAACTGAAGCGTCCCAACAAACGCTAACCAACGGACACTAACATGAAAAGCTTTGCTCTTTAAAGTCTACATGGACATTTCTTGCCCTAAAAAGACTGGAGGTATTTGGCTATCTTTTAGTTTAAATATAGCCTAACGGCTATGCGCTTGCATCTTCTCGCCCTAAAGAACAGAGTTTTTCGTGCGGTTAGGATAAATGGGTTAGGAAAATGCAAGCGGACGACACTCCGTTAGGGAAACACCACCATGAAATTCGTTTTTGGAAAGTTATTTTTATAGCGATAGTTTTAGTAGTAATCTTAACGCTACCACTTGATTAAATTTTTAGGGCTTCTTCTAAGAATTTGACTAGATCTAACCCCACAAATATCCGCTTCTTTAAACAAATCTTTTAAAATCAAAATTTGAGCGTGAGGTTGGTCATCATGTAGCTTCTGTCTTGGTAATTGGCACTGAAATCGCCATCAGGATTATTGAACTTGGGCGCTCCAAAATACCCTGCTTGATAGCCTTTATTGATCCTTGCCCCATAATAAGTGATCCTAAAGTTAAGGAGAATGGATTCAGTGAATGCATAGCTCGCATTGAATTGCACGGAATATTCATTAGCCCTCCCCACTTGCCCTAACGCATTCTTATTCGCATGAGAGATACGCCCAAAAACATGCCATGCAAAACGCTTGTGGATCCCTCCAACAGAAGTGTAAAAAGTGAAAGTGTTCGCATTAGTGATCGCATCTGCTAACCCATCATAAGCCGTATTATCCCAAAAATCATAGCCAATCATTCCAGCATGCCTAGTCGTTACTGAGATTTCATTACCAATATAGGAAGTGTTATTACCCCTTGGCATCGTGTGAGAGCCTAAAAAAGCGTCTGAATTGCCAAAGGTGTTATAAAAGCCAATGGACCAGTTAAAATTATCCCACCAAAAAACCTGACGGATGTTTAAAGTAACCCCATTTCTCCCTAACAACGAGCCATGGGGCGTGCTGTCTTCTAAGCTATAAGTTTTTGTCTCTGGGTTATACCACCCTCTATAATATAAAGGGAAGGTCGTCATGATCATGCTTTGAGAGCGAAAGCCCACATTTTCAAAATTCCTATTCGTATCATAAACCAGTTTAAAACCAGGAGCGTTATAAGTCTTAGGCGCAAAATAATAAAAAAATTGAGCGTCTAAACCTTTATAAGAATAAGTCGTGGTGATCCCATGCCAGCCGTAATTGATGAAATCGTTGCTGTTACTAGGGTTGCCTCCCTTTTTCAAATAAGGCACGGTCGCAAAAAACTCATAAATCCAAGAGTTGAACGCTAAACCCCTACCCCAAGAGCTCCACCACCAAAATCTTAACCTTTGCGTTTCAGTCTTATAGGGCTGATAATACACTTCCCACCCCTGATTAGAACCGCTCATAAAATCAATATTCGCTTCATAGCGCCCCGCTTTAAACCCAAAAACATCTTTGTAGTCGTATTGCAAAAAAGCGGTATCCACCACATAAGGCCTTGCATGATAGCTCGCTGATTGGGAAGTCCCCGCATAAGCAGGACCAAGATACTTATTGAAAAAGTATCCATGATAGCCCCCAATGAAATTTTCTACAATAGAGCCAAAAATCTTCCCGTTAGCATGGTTAATATCATACTTAGTTTTATCGTAAGGAATGGCTGCAATTGCCCCGCCCAAAGAAACAGAAAGCCTATGGTTTTCAGTGCCTTTGGGGAGCAAGTTGACTTTGACTTGCGCTAAAGTTACAATATCTATAAAACTTTCAGTAGGATAAATCCCTTTTTTAGTGTTGATTTGAGAATTGTTAAAACCAATTTTAGAAAAGTTCTCCACGCGACCACTAAACCGATAATCAAAAGCTTCCACAGGACATAATAAAAACGATAAAAGCGATAAAGAAGAAGTCAGGAAATACTTTTCTTGCCTCATTCAACTCTCCCTAATTTTAATTGTAAGTCTTTGTTAATCCTTTTTGTTAGGATTATAATTATAATCAAAAACAACTTAAAAATTAAAATAATTAATTAAAATCCACAACCCTATTTTACAAAAAACAACCCTTGATTATAACTTGGTTTAAAATTAAATAATTAAAATCATATATTTGTTACTTTTAAAGAATGTCCATTTTTGATTAGACCCACCACACGAAACCCTCATTTTTAGCTTTATTCTTTTTGTATGAGCGCTCTTATTTTTTTACTTTTTGATCGCTTAAAAGAAAATAGTCCCCCCACACCAACGCTCAAATTTTAAAACTTGTAAGAAATTTCAAATCTAGCGTTAAAGCCAGGCTCTGCCATGCCCCTTGCATATTTGTCTTGATTGGGTTCATCAGGGCTCATCACCGGGCTTGCTTGATCAATATATTGTTGGTTAAAAACATTGTTAAACACAGCGTTCAGGCTCAACCCTTTAAGTTTTTTGTAAGCGGGCTTGTAAGTGACAAAAAAACTGCTCACCCCATAACCGGGCTTATGCACATGAAAAATCCCGGGCGTTTTAGGGCAATTGCTAGGCCGTCTGTCAATATCCGTAGGGCCGTTACGATAGGGGCTATAAGAGCAATAATCCAAATCAGTAACAAAGCGTGAAAGCCAAGTGATGCTAAGCCCGGTGCGTGGGATTGCATAGCTTGCCGTTAGAATAAACACATTGCCGGTCGTAGCCGCCAATTCATACACATCAGCGATCAAATGCCCTTTTAAAGAAGGCCATGATCGCGCCACGCTCAAGCCTAAAGAAAAGCCCTTGTATTTAGCCGTCCCTGAAACTTCATAGCCCGGCACATAAATAATATCTTGTGCGGGCAAGTTGGTTACAAAAAGCGTTGAAGAAAATTGATTGATGTAATTAGAGATTAATTGGACAAAACCGGTGGCTCTAAAATCAAAATACTGACTGCTGTATTCGGTGTTAAATTCCACATTTTGCCCAATTTCTGGCTTTAGATTTCGGTTATAGCGCAAATTGTCTTGACGCATCCACACCAAGCCTCCAGGCATAGGGCCTCTAGTAACATACGCATAAGAAAGCCTGAAATTCAAATTTTCTAAAGGCGAGACATTCAAAGCCGCGCTAGGGCTAAACCCTTGGGTTATGTGCAATTGCCAATCTTTATCCACTAAAGTATAGACATCATAACGAGTCCCTGCTCCTAAAGTAACCATAGGGTGCAAAGTGTAGTTCGCTTGTGCATACACCCCAACCACATTTGCAGTAGCGCCATTCCGTTGGCAGCGCCCGTTCATGTTAGGATCATTGGGTCCTGTAATCCTTAAGCAAGCGTCAGGGGCATCGCCCGGTTTGACTAATTCGCTATCAGGGATCGCTTTATCAAAAGTGGTTAAATTTTGATAATTCAACCCGTATTCCAAAAGATTGTCATTCTTATGGTCTATGGTGTGGATCACATTCGCATTAAACCCGGAATTGATGATGAATAAATTTTTATTAGCGACAACAGACCCCCCTCCAAGGCTTTTAAAAGTAATGGCACAAGTTTGTTTAATAGCATCATAAATACCCCCTTGAGCCACGCATTTGTTTTCTTCATTTTGAGAGGGTTGTAAGCTTGGGGCAAAAGGAATGATGGTCGCTATGTCATTAGGCCTGAAAAGAGGGTCAATTTGGACATTCCTAACGCTCGTATAACCATTAATTTTTAATTTAGGATCGCCAAAACGACTCCCCCCTTCTCTTTCATAATTCAAACTCACATTATGCACTAAATTGACGCTATAAGTTTTAAACAAACTAGCGTCATTTTCAAACAAACAATCGCTAGGGTTTTTCTCGTTTGGGAAAGCGTTAAAATCACCGCAAGAATAGGGCAAAAAAGTGCCTGTAAAATTCGCTCTTAAAGGGCGGTTAGCGTTATCTCTGGTCATGTTATAACTGAGCGTTAGGGTATCTCTTTCGCTCAAATAACCATTGATTTTAGCCATCACATTGTTTTGCTCGCTAGGACTTGCTGTAACTTTATTATCCGCTTTAGGGTCAAAAAGATTTTTCATCGCATTATCCCCATCACGATAATAAAAGATATTTTGATGCGTGTAATACAAAAGAACATCAAAATGATTATGACGATAAGCGCCCATCACGGTTTCTCTATCCCCAAAGTTGGTTAAAAAAGTTGCAGCCCCGCTTATCGCATAATCTTTACCCTTAGGGATAAAATCATTCGCGCTTTTAGTTTCCATTTTAATCGCGCCAATTAAAGCCATAGGCCCTGCGCTCGCTTGAGCCGCTCCTTTAGTAACCACCACGCTTTTAAGCATTCCAGGATCAATAATCGTATTGCCTTGATGCCCATAGCTCGCGCCCATTTGCGCCGCGCCATCCACCGTAACCCTAGCCAATCTGTCTTCAATACCGCGCACATAAATTTTTTGCGCTATGACCGCGCCACCGCCCACATTGATATTAGGGTTTCTCCTAAACATGTCGCTGATTTGGTTGGCTTGCCTTCTTTCTAATTCTTTACTTGAAATGGTTGTCTGGTTGTTGTAATTAAAGATTTTAGCCGCTTGAGTGGTAACCTTGCCTAGAGTGTGTTGGGTGTTCTTATCTTTTTTTCTTTCTGCCTTTCTTTCTTCTTTTTCTTCTTCTTTGGCTTCTGCTTCAAACATTCCTAATAAGGACAAAAAAATAGAAAAACTACAATATTTCCTGAAACGCTTATCGTTCATTCTTAAAATCCTATTTATAATAATTATTGTTTTTTAAAAAACAAAAGTGTTATTATAACTAAAAAAGTGTTATTTTTTGGACAAGATTTTTCTCGGTTACTTTATTTTATGGTATAAAAACTCATTTCCTTAAGGGGATAGGGTGTGTTTTGCACTTAACTCTCCCCCTTAAGAAACCCCCTAGCCCGAGAAGACCGCTTTTTTAAGAAATTATCACTTGACTAGCGTCAAGCTCTTTTATTGATAATTTTTATCTTATTCTCACTTTTTTATTTTTATAGAGTTTGAATATTTTAGAGCTAGCGCTTTCAAACAAACCCCTTTCATCGCTCACAATCACATCAGCGAGATTGGAAGCGATCTCTTTATCATAAGCGCATTGGGTGAGGTTGGCTGAAGTGCTATAAAGCGTTTTAAAACGCTTTAAAAAATCCCCATGCCTACCCTTAATCACACGAACAGCCTTTGAATTAGGATAAATAAAAGTGGTTTTAGCGCTTCTTCTAATGAGGTTTTTAAAGGCATTGGGTGCGCGCACTAGGCTTTTTAAAGTGGTAAAATCAGCACTTTCTATTAAAACGCTTTTGTTTTTAGGGCGTTTTTTTAAAGTGTTGAGTTTTTCGCTATCTTTAGAAAGCAAGCCGATAGTGGTATCGCTTTGAGCCAAATACACTAACGCCATCAAATTATTTTAAATAATCTTGTAAGGCCAATAGTGCATCTTCTTTGGGACTTTCTTCTAGGGCTAAAAGCAAGACTTCTATCGCGCTTAAAGTGGTGAAGTAACTCACATGGTTTTTAAGCACAGAAGCGCGAATGAGCTTGGCGTCATCTTGAGATTTGTGATCGCTGGTGTTGATAGCCATACTGATTTCCCCATTCATCATCAAGTCCATGATATTGGGGCGGCCCTCAGAGATTTTAAGCACTTTTAAAGACTTTACCCCGGCTTTTTCTAAAGCTTTATGCGTGCCTTCTGTGGTGCACAATTCAAAGCCCAACTCAACCAAGCGCTTCATTAAAACGCATGCTTCTTCTTTGTCCTTATCTTTAACAGAGACAAAAATAAGCCCCTTGTTTTTAATCGGGTTAAAGCAAGCCGTTTGCGCCTTGAAAAAAGCAAGCCCTAAAGATCTAGCAATCCCCATCACTTCGCCGGTGCTTTTCATCTCAGGCCCTAAAATCAAATCCGATCCATAAAGTTTATTAAAGGGGAAAACCGCTTCTTTTAAAGCCACAAAATGGGGCATTTTAGGCTTATAAACGCCTTTAGAATACTCTACTATATTTTTTTTATCATAAAACTTAAGGGCTTCTTTCAAATCTTCTAACACCATCACCCTAGTCGCTACTTTGGCTAAAGGAACGCCTAAAGCCTTGCTTAAAAAAGGCACGGTCCTACTGGCCCTGGGATTGACTTCAATCAAATAAAGCGCGTTTTCATACACAGCAAATTGGATATTCAATAGCCCCACTACGCCCAAATGCAAAGCGATTTTCACGCTCACTTGTTCAATTTCATCTAAAATTTTAGGGCTTAGATTAGAAGGGATAAAGCAAGCGGAATCGCCTGAATGGATTCCGGCCTCTTCAATATGCTGCAAAATGCCGGCAATATAGACTTCTTTTTTATCGCAAATCGCATCCACATCTAATTCAATCGCTTTTTCTAAAAACTTATCAATAAGGAGAGGGTTTTTAGGGCTAATCTCTAAAGAATGCGTTATGCTTTCTAAATAATGGTGCAATTCTTCAATATTTTCTAAAATTTGCATGTGTTGTCCCCCTAGCACATAACTAGGGCGCACAATGATAGGGAAACCAATCACATTAGCAATGCTATAAGCTTCATCAACACTTTTAGCCATGCCGTTTTCAGGCTGCTTGATGTCAAGCTCTTTTAAAAAGAGGGAAAATTTTTCTCTGTCTTCTGCAATATCAATCACTTTAAAAGGCGTGCCAATAATGGGCGCTTGCATTTTGGCTAAATCTTTAGCGAGTTTTAAAGGGGTTTGTCCTCCAAAATGCACGATAATGCCATCCACTTGTTCTCTTTGAATGATGGTTTTCACGCATTCAAAATGAATGGGTTCAAAATAGAGCGTATCGCTGGTATCATAATCCGTGCTAACGGTTTCTGGATTGCAATTGAGCATGACGCTTTTAATGTTTAAATCCTTTAAAGCAAAGCTTGCATGCACGCAACAATAATCAAATTCAATGCCTTGACCAATGCGATTAGGTCCAGAGCCTATGATTAAAATTTTCTTTTCTTTCTTTTCTTCCTTTTTTAAAATGGGGGGCAAAGGGTTAGGGGCATAGGTGGAATACAAATAAGGCGTGAGCGATAAAAACTCCGCCGCGCAAGTGTCCACTTCTTCAAAATTGGGCGTGATTTGCAAATTGATTCTGGCTAATTCCACTTCAAAAGGGCTAACCTCTAAATTTTCATTTTCTTTGATTTTAGCGGCAATCCTTGCATCGCTAAAGCCTAAATTTTTAAGCCCTCTTAATTTTTTGGCGTCCGTTAAAACGCTAGAATTAATGCTTTCTTCTGCTTTGACTAGCTTTTGAATTTGAGATAAAAACCACCTGTCAATCTGGCACAATTCAAACACTTCATCTACAGAAACGCCGAGCCTGAACGCATCAGCGATATAGAGCAAGCGTTTGGGATTGGGCCGGCGGATTTCCTTTTTTATAGTTTCTAAATCTTTACTTAAAGACTCAAACCCTAGCCAATTGTTTTCCAAAGAGCATAACGCTTTTTGTAAGGCTTCTAAGAAATTCCCCCCTATGGCCATCACTTCGCCAATGCTTTTCATAGAGGTCCCTAAAGTGCTAGAAACACCGGCAAATTTTTCAAACGCAAAGCGAGGGATTTTGACCACAATATAATCCAAACTAGGCTCAAAACTCGCCGGGGTGTTGGTAATATCGTTTTTGATTTCATCTAAACTAAAGCCCACCGCAAGCATGGTAGCCACTTTTGCAATAGGAAAACCGGTCGCTTTTGACGCTAGCGCAGAACTGCGGCTCACTCGTGGGTTCATTTCAATCACGACCATTCTTAAAGTCTCTGGGTGGATCGCAAATTGCACATTGCTCCCGCCCGTATCCACGCCAATTTCTCTCAAAATCGCAAAACTCGCATCGCGCATGCGTTGGTATTCTTTATCGGTTAAAGTCAGGCTTGGAGCGATGGTGATGCTATCGCCGGTATGAACGCCCATGGGATCAATGTTTTCAATACAGCACACGATGATGCAATTGTCCTTGCTGTCTCGTATGACTTCCATTTCGTATTCTTTCCAACCCAATAAGGACTCTTCAATCAAAATTTCATTAATAGGCGAAGCGTCTAGGGCGTTTTTAGCCAATTCTTGAAATTCTTCAATATTATAAGCGACCCCACTCCCTCCCCCAGCCAGCGTGAAACTCGCTCTGATAATGGCTGGAAAACCAATTTCATTAATGGCTTCTAGGGCTTCTAGCTCGTTATAAGCGTAACGCCCTTTAGGCAAATCCATCCCGATTTTTAACATCGCTTCTTTGAAAGCCTGCCTGTCTTCGCCTTTTTTAATCGCTTCAATCTTAGCCCCTAAAAGCTCCACGCCTTCTAACATGCCCTTTTGGTGCATTTGCATGACCGCATTCAAAGCGGTTTGCCCGCCCATTGTGGGTAAAATAGCGTCAATCTTTTCTTTTTTAATGATAGCGGCGATATTTTCTGGGGTGATGGGCTGGATATAAGTTTGATGAGAAAATTCAGGGTCAGTCATCACGGTGGCTGGGTTAGAATTGATTAAGATCACTCTATAACCTAAAGATTTTAAGGTTTTACAGCTTTGAGTCCCTGAGTAGTCAAATTCGCAAGCTTGCCCGATCACAATAGGGCCTGAGCCTATCAATAGAATATTGGAAATATCGGTGCGTTTAGGCATGAACAATCCTTAAAAAAGAAAATATAAACGAAGCGTTATCAATGTTAAAATATTTTTAAGTTGGGTTTTTGCGTTATTTCCCCCCTATTTTTTCAAACTATTTGTCTCTGTCTGAAAAAATACCAATGATTTGCAAGATGGAAATAAAGACATTCAAAAAGTCTAAATACAAGCTCACCGCCGCATCAATGGGGCTATCATACATGCCTTTGACAATGTTTTGAGTGTCATAAGCGATATAAAGGCTGAATAAAACCGCACTCGCTCCCGCAATGACGACTTGAAACATAGGACTACCCAAAAACAAGTTAATGAGCGAACACACCACCACCACGATCAAAGCGATAAAGAGCATTTTACCCATATTCGCTAAGTCGTTTTTAGTCTTAAGCGCATACACGCTCATCAAACCAAAAACAATAGTCGTCATGCCTAAAGCTTGCCAGATCGCTCCTAAACCAGCTTTTGCAATCACCATACCCAACAAAGGAACTAAAGTAACCCCTGATAACGCAGTGAAAGCAAAGAGCATGAAGAGATTCAACCCAGGTTTGGATTTAGAAAACATCAAACCAAAAAACGCCGCAATTTCAGCGATAAAAAATACCCATTTATACTGCACTACGGCTTGAAAATTCATTAAACCCAATAACGCTCCAACAGTCGCTAGTAACAAGCTACCCGCAAAGAACTTATAAGTCGTTTTAACAAAATTCACTAGCTCGCTTTCATGCAATAAAGAATCTTCTGCATACGCACTGCGAGAATTCGCTCTGTCATACAACGCCATGTCTTACTCCTTGAATTCAACTCAATAAATAATTTTAATTAACCCTATAGCTAGGTCCAATATAATAGCGCAAAATGTAGTAAAATACCAAACAAAACCCCCTAAAAATTGAAATTGAAGTCTAAAAATAGGATAATAGTTACGATGAAAATTTTTATCAATGGATTTGGCCGCATTGGGCGATGCGTTTTAAGAGCGATTTTGGAGCGTAGCGACACAACTCCCCCTTTAGAAGTGATAGGCATCAACGACCCTGCTAATTGGGAAATTTTGGCTTATCTTTTGGAGCATGACAGCGTGCATGGGCTACTTTTTAAAGAAGTGCATTACTCTAATCATAAACTTATTATCGGATCGTTAGAAATCCCTGTTTTTAGTGGCATTAAAGACTTAAAGGGTGTGGATGTTATCATAGAGTGTTCTGGGAAATTTTTAGAGCCTAAAATGTTAGAAAATTACCTTTTGCTTGGGGCTAAAAAGGTGCTTTTATCCGCTCCCTTTATCGGCGAATACGATGAGAAACAATACCCTACTTTAGTCTATGGCATCAATCATTCCCTCTATCAAAATCAAGCCATTGTTTCTAACGCCTCTTGCACGACTAACGCTATCGCGCCCATTTGCGCGATTTTAGATAAAGCTTTTAGTATTAAAGAGGGCATGCTAACGACCATTCACAGCTACACGAGCGATCAAAAACTCATTGATCTAGCCCACCCTTTAGACAAACGGCGCTCTAGAGCGGCTGCAAGCAACATTATCCCCACAAGCACTAAAGCCGCTCTAGCCTTGCATAAAGTCTTACCCAATCTCAAAAATAAAATGCATGGGCATAGCGTGAGGGTGCCTAGCCTTGATGTTTCCATGATAGATTTGAGCTTGTTTTTGGAAAAAAAAGCTCCTAAAGAGTCAATCAATGAATTATTAATAAAAGCTTCAAAAGGGGCTTTAAAAGGCGTGTTAGAGATAGATTTGAAAGAAAGGGTCAGCTCTGATTTTATTTCTAACCCGCATAGCGTCATTGTCGCGCCTGATTTGACTTTCACGCTAGAGAATATGGTCAAAATCATGGGGTGGTATGATAATGAATGGGGGTATTCTAATCGTTTGGTGGATATGGCGCGGTTTATGTGTCATTATTGAGTCATTTTGCGAATCTTTTTGAGCTTGTTTAACATTAAATTGTATAATGTGGGATTTACAAAAACGATTGAGGTTTTAAATGACGCTTAAAAAGGCTAGATTGATTTCTAGATTTATTTCAAAGAGATCTTTCAAATTGGATAAAGTTTCAAGGAAATTTTTCCCATTGAATCGGATCTTAAAGCGTGAAAAATCCTTGAAACGCCATAAAAAAGCTTTAAAACCTGTTAAAAAGCCCTTTAATAAAAACAAATCTTTTTTAAAAGCTTCGGTTTTACTGATAGGAGCGTTAGGGGGATTGTCTCACTTAAGGGCTAGCGATTGTAAGACTTGGTCATGGTCGTCTTGGACTTATCAAGACAATATTGCAAGCGGTGCTAATTCGCCCACGCACAACTCCTATTGTCTTTTTAGTAGCGCTCAAGGCTCTGGAACTTATTATTTAAACACTCTTACCACTTATAGCAGTGGTGGGGCTAGTTTTACGCAAAAATTCAATGGCGGCACGCTTGATATAGGGGGGAATATCCGTTTTGGAGAAGGAGGTTATTTAGGGTATATCACAGGCACTTATGACGCTCAAACGATTAATTTTAACTCTAGCCATATCACAACCGGAAATGGCTGGAGTGGCGGTTTTAAAGATGACACGAATGGGGGCTTTAGTTTTAGCGGCAATAATAACAACAGCACCATCTCCTTCAATCAAACCAATTTCAATCAAGGCACTTATAAGTTTAGTAACAGCGCTAGTTCAAGCTTTGATAGCAGTAACTTCAATCAAGGGACTTACAATTTTAACAGCGATCAATCCACTTTTGAAAACAGCTCCTTCAATCAAGGGACTTATGATTTTAGTAACAACGCTAGCTTTAATAACGACACCTTTAACCAAGGCACTTATAGCTTCAATACAAGTAAGGTGAGTTTTTCAGGCACGAACACTTTAAATTCAAGTTCGCCTTTTGCTAGTCTTAAAGGTGGTGTTTCTTTTGGTTCTAACGCGATCTTTAACCTCAATCAAACCCTTAATGCTAA
This region includes:
- the carB gene encoding carbamoyl-phosphate synthase large subunit; its protein translation is MPKRTDISNILLIGSGPIVIGQACEFDYSGTQSCKTLKSLGYRVILINSNPATVMTDPEFSHQTYIQPITPENIAAIIKKEKIDAILPTMGGQTALNAVMQMHQKGMLEGVELLGAKIEAIKKGEDRQAFKEAMLKIGMDLPKGRYAYNELEALEAINEIGFPAIIRASFTLAGGGSGVAYNIEEFQELAKNALDASPINEILIEESLLGWKEYEMEVIRDSKDNCIIVCCIENIDPMGVHTGDSITIAPSLTLTDKEYQRMRDASFAILREIGVDTGGSNVQFAIHPETLRMVVIEMNPRVSRSSALASKATGFPIAKVATMLAVGFSLDEIKNDITNTPASFEPSLDYIVVKIPRFAFEKFAGVSSTLGTSMKSIGEVMAIGGNFLEALQKALCSLENNWLGFESLSKDLETIKKEIRRPNPKRLLYIADAFRLGVSVDEVFELCQIDRWFLSQIQKLVKAEESINSSVLTDAKKLRGLKNLGFSDARIAAKIKENENLEVSPFEVELARINLQITPNFEEVDTCAAEFLSLTPYLYSTYAPNPLPPILKKEEKKEKKILIIGSGPNRIGQGIEFDYCCVHASFALKDLNIKSVMLNCNPETVSTDYDTSDTLYFEPIHFECVKTIIQREQVDGIIVHFGGQTPLKLAKDLAKMQAPIIGTPFKVIDIAEDREKFSLFLKELDIKQPENGMAKSVDEAYSIANVIGFPIIVRPSYVLGGQHMQILENIEELHHYLESITHSLEISPKNPLLIDKFLEKAIELDVDAICDKKEVYIAGILQHIEEAGIHSGDSACFIPSNLSPKILDEIEQVSVKIALHLGVVGLLNIQFAVYENALYLIEVNPRASRTVPFLSKALGVPLAKVATRVMVLEDLKEALKFYDKKNIVEYSKGVYKPKMPHFVALKEAVFPFNKLYGSDLILGPEMKSTGEVMGIARSLGLAFFKAQTACFNPIKNKGLIFVSVKDKDKEEACVLMKRLVELGFELCTTEGTHKALEKAGVKSLKVLKISEGRPNIMDLMMNGEISMAINTSDHKSQDDAKLIRASVLKNHVSYFTTLSAIEVLLLALEESPKEDALLALQDYLK
- a CDS encoding TonB-dependent receptor domain-containing protein, which codes for MNDKRFRKYCSFSIFLSLLGMFEAEAKEEEKEERKAERKKDKNTQHTLGKVTTQAAKIFNYNNQTTISSKELERRQANQISDMFRRNPNINVGGGAVIAQKIYVRGIEDRLARVTVDGAAQMGASYGHQGNTIIDPGMLKSVVVTKGAAQASAGPMALIGAIKMETKSANDFIPKGKDYAISGAATFLTNFGDRETVMGAYRHNHFDVLLYYTHQNIFYYRDGDNAMKNLFDPKADNKVTASPSEQNNVMAKINGYLSERDTLTLSYNMTRDNANRPLRANFTGTFLPYSCGDFNAFPNEKNPSDCLFENDASLFKTYSVNLVHNVSLNYEREGGSRFGDPKLKINGYTSVRNVQIDPLFRPNDIATIIPFAPSLQPSQNEENKCVAQGGIYDAIKQTCAITFKSLGGGSVVANKNLFIINSGFNANVIHTIDHKNDNLLEYGLNYQNLTTFDKAIPDSELVKPGDAPDACLRITGPNDPNMNGRCQRNGATANVVGVYAQANYTLHPMVTLGAGTRYDVYTLVDKDWQLHITQGFSPSAALNVSPLENLNFRLSYAYVTRGPMPGGLVWMRQDNLRYNRNLKPEIGQNVEFNTEYSSQYFDFRATGFVQLISNYINQFSSTLFVTNLPAQDIIYVPGYEVSGTAKYKGFSLGLSVARSWPSLKGHLIADVYELAATTGNVFILTASYAIPRTGLSITWLSRFVTDLDYCSYSPYRNGPTDIDRRPSNCPKTPGIFHVHKPGYGVSSFFVTYKPAYKKLKGLSLNAVFNNVFNQQYIDQASPVMSPDEPNQDKYARGMAEPGFNARFEISYKF
- a CDS encoding Bax inhibitor-1/YccA family protein — translated: MALYDRANSRSAYAEDSLLHESELVNFVKTTYKFFAGSLLLATVGALLGLMNFQAVVQYKWVFFIAEIAAFFGLMFSKSKPGLNLFMLFAFTALSGVTLVPLLGMVIAKAGLGAIWQALGMTTIVFGLMSVYALKTKNDLANMGKMLFIALIVVVVCSLINLFLGSPMFQVVIAGASAVLFSLYIAYDTQNIVKGMYDSPIDAAVSLYLDFLNVFISILQIIGIFSDRDK
- the hofG gene encoding outer membrane beta-barrel protein HofG, translating into MRQEKYFLTSSLSLLSFLLCPVEAFDYRFSGRVENFSKIGFNNSQINTKKGIYPTESFIDIVTLAQVKVNLLPKGTENHRLSVSLGGAIAAIPYDKTKYDINHANGKIFGSIVENFIGGYHGYFFNKYLGPAYAGTSQSASYHARPYVVDTAFLQYDYKDVFGFKAGRYEANIDFMSGSNQGWEVYYQPYKTETQRLRFWWWSSWGRGLAFNSWIYEFFATVPYLKKGGNPSNSNDFINYGWHGITTTYSYKGLDAQFFYYFAPKTYNAPGFKLVYDTNRNFENVGFRSQSMIMTTFPLYYRGWYNPETKTYSLEDSTPHGSLLGRNGVTLNIRQVFWWDNFNWSIGFYNTFGNSDAFLGSHTMPRGNNTSYIGNEISVTTRHAGMIGYDFWDNTAYDGLADAITNANTFTFYTSVGGIHKRFAWHVFGRISHANKNALGQVGRANEYSVQFNASYAFTESILLNFRITYYGARINKGYQAGYFGAPKFNNPDGDFSANYQDRSYMMTNLTLKF
- the gap gene encoding type I glyceraldehyde-3-phosphate dehydrogenase, which translates into the protein MKIFINGFGRIGRCVLRAILERSDTTPPLEVIGINDPANWEILAYLLEHDSVHGLLFKEVHYSNHKLIIGSLEIPVFSGIKDLKGVDVIIECSGKFLEPKMLENYLLLGAKKVLLSAPFIGEYDEKQYPTLVYGINHSLYQNQAIVSNASCTTNAIAPICAILDKAFSIKEGMLTTIHSYTSDQKLIDLAHPLDKRRSRAAASNIIPTSTKAALALHKVLPNLKNKMHGHSVRVPSLDVSMIDLSLFLEKKAPKESINELLIKASKGALKGVLEIDLKERVSSDFISNPHSVIVAPDLTFTLENMVKIMGWYDNEWGYSNRLVDMARFMCHY